The following coding sequences lie in one Zingiber officinale cultivar Zhangliang chromosome 2B, Zo_v1.1, whole genome shotgun sequence genomic window:
- the LOC122049537 gene encoding B-box zinc finger protein 20-like isoform X2, with translation MKILCVVCLKEEASVFCCADEAALCDACDQRVHRANKVAGKHRRFSFSAQSHPLCDICKEKRGFLFCQDDRAILCHDCDASVHAVNRLTMKHNRFLLGGVRLSAMPISSPLPSAGPEAKAAASVSRENNTSVADVSTSCSTTGIRATSSISEYLTKTCPGWRVEDLLVDEEATVRGEYCFFIAQGTGSLPFPGPDGGGMYPAADKFPALAPQVPQFPPPCLPAGASIAGTGHYQPGQGSKVAAQEQWKEQKFTVPQISPASALTNRPTWPAFWLT, from the exons ATGAAGATACTCTGCGTCGTGTGCCTCAAAGAAGAAGCCTCGGTGTTCTGCTGCGCCGACGAGGCCGCGCTCTGCGACGCCTGCGACCAGCGGGTCCATCGCGCGAACAAGGTCGCCGGCAAGCACCGCCGCTTCTCCTTCTCCGCCCAGTCCCACCCGCTCTGCGACATCTGCAAG GAGAAGCGAGGGTTCTTGTTCTGCCAAGACGACCGGGCGATTCTTTGCCACGACTGCGACGCCTCCGTCCACGCTGTCAACCGTCTCACCATGAAACACAATAGGTTCCTCCTCGGCGGCGTCCGGCTCTCCGCCATGCCGATTTCCTCCCCCCTTCCCTCCGCCGGACCAGAGGCCAAGGCGGCCGCGTCCGTGAGCAGAGAAAATAACACATCGGTCGCAGACGTTTCCACCAGCTGCAGCACCACCGGCATCCGCGCCACCAGCAGCATCTCGGAATACCTAACCAAGACGTGCCCGGGATGGCGAGTCGAGGACCTGCTCGTCGACGAGGAAGCAACGGTTCGAGG GGAGTACTGTTTTTTTATCGCGCAGGGGACCGGCTCGCTTCCATTTCCGGGGCCGGACGGCGGGGGGATGTATCCGGCGGCAGACAAGTTCCCAGCGTTGGCACCGCAGGTGCCCCAGTTCCCTCCACCTTGTCTCCCCGCCGGCGCCTCCATCGCCGGCACCGGACACTACCAGCCGGGTCAAGGGAGCAAGGTGGCAGCGCAAGAGCAGTGGAAGGAACAAAAGTTCACGGTGCCACAGATCTCCCCTGCTTCGGCTCTCACCAATAGACCAACATGGCCGGCCTTTTGGCTCACATAG
- the LOC122049537 gene encoding B-box zinc finger protein 20-like isoform X1, with protein sequence MKILCVVCLKEEASVFCCADEAALCDACDQRVHRANKVAGKHRRFSFSAQSHPLCDICKEKRGFLFCQDDRAILCHDCDASVHAVNRLTMKHNRFLLGGVRLSAMPISSPLPSAGPEAKAAASVSRENNTSVADVSTSCSTTGIRATSSISEYLTKTCPGWRVEDLLVDEEATGTGSLPFPGPDGGGMYPAADKFPALAPQVPQFPPPCLPAGASIAGTGHYQPGQGSKVAAQEQWKEQKFTVPQISPASALTNRPTWPAFWLT encoded by the exons ATGAAGATACTCTGCGTCGTGTGCCTCAAAGAAGAAGCCTCGGTGTTCTGCTGCGCCGACGAGGCCGCGCTCTGCGACGCCTGCGACCAGCGGGTCCATCGCGCGAACAAGGTCGCCGGCAAGCACCGCCGCTTCTCCTTCTCCGCCCAGTCCCACCCGCTCTGCGACATCTGCAAG GAGAAGCGAGGGTTCTTGTTCTGCCAAGACGACCGGGCGATTCTTTGCCACGACTGCGACGCCTCCGTCCACGCTGTCAACCGTCTCACCATGAAACACAATAGGTTCCTCCTCGGCGGCGTCCGGCTCTCCGCCATGCCGATTTCCTCCCCCCTTCCCTCCGCCGGACCAGAGGCCAAGGCGGCCGCGTCCGTGAGCAGAGAAAATAACACATCGGTCGCAGACGTTTCCACCAGCTGCAGCACCACCGGCATCCGCGCCACCAGCAGCATCTCGGAATACCTAACCAAGACGTGCCCGGGATGGCGAGTCGAGGACCTGCTCGTCGACGAGGAAGCAACG GGGACCGGCTCGCTTCCATTTCCGGGGCCGGACGGCGGGGGGATGTATCCGGCGGCAGACAAGTTCCCAGCGTTGGCACCGCAGGTGCCCCAGTTCCCTCCACCTTGTCTCCCCGCCGGCGCCTCCATCGCCGGCACCGGACACTACCAGCCGGGTCAAGGGAGCAAGGTGGCAGCGCAAGAGCAGTGGAAGGAACAAAAGTTCACGGTGCCACAGATCTCCCCTGCTTCGGCTCTCACCAATAGACCAACATGGCCGGCCTTTTGGCTCACATAG